The following coding sequences lie in one Mus musculus strain C57BL/6J chromosome 11, GRCm38.p6 C57BL/6J genomic window:
- the Jmjd4 gene encoding 2-oxoglutarate and iron-dependent oxygenase JMJD4 isoform X1 produces the protein MSSGTSSMWMTIVLSMQAPGAPDIFRSFSWSVNICGKKKWLFFPPGEEEALRDCHGNLPYDVTSTELLDTHLYPKIQHHSLPIEVIQEPGEMVFVPSGWHHQVYNLDDTISINHNWVNGCNLPNMWHFLQQELQAVQHEVEEWKDSMPDWHHHCQVIMKSCTGINFEEFYHFLKVIAEKRLLVLEQGLKGDSGDSRSLDLGLQQAAFDIGRLADVLASVVVNPDFQRVDTSAFSPQPEELLQQLEDAVAAAEAL, from the exons ACATCTTCCGCTCCTTCAGCTGGTCAGTCAACATCTGTGGGAAGAAGAAATGGTTGTTCTTCCCGCCAGGCGAGGAGGAAGCCCTCCGGGACTGCCATGGTAACCTGCCCTATGATGTGACTTCCACTGAGCTCCTGGACACCCACCTGTATCCCAAGATCCAGCACCACAGCCTTCCCATTGAAGTCATACAGGAGCCTGGTGAGATGGTGTTTGTGCCCAGCGGGTGGCACCATCAAGTGTACAACCTG GATGACACCATTTCTATTAACCACAACTGGGTCAATGGCTGCAACCTGCCAAACATGTGGCACTTCCTGCAGCAAGAGCTCCAGGCTGTGCAGCATGAGGTCGAAGAATGGAAGGACTCCATGCCTGActggcaccaccactgccag GTCATCATGAAGTCCTGCACAGGGATCAATTTTGAAGAATTTTACCATTTCCTCAAAGTCATCGCCGAGAAGAGGCTCCTTGTCCTGGAGCAAGGACTGAAGGGGGATTCAGGGGACAGCCGGAGCCTAGACCTGGGCCTACAGCAGGCTGCATTTGATATTGGCCGCCTTGCAGATGTGCTGGCCTCTGTGGTTGTGAATCCTGACTTTCAGAGAGTGGACACCAGCGCATTCTCACCACAGCCAGAAGAGTTGCTTCAGCAGCTGGAGGACGCAGTGGCTGCTGCAGAGGCCCTTTAG